Genomic DNA from Paenibacillus borealis:
TGACCACTTTTATAATGGCCTGCCTTGGGAGATCGGCCTGTCACGTTTCCGTGATGTCCTCCGCAGGGGCGAGATCATTCTGGAAACCACACCGCGCCGTACAGGCAGCATAACTTTGGCCGCTGATGCTGCGATGGCGGTAGAGAAGGTATTCGAGGGTGAAGCCACCGCCGTGTTCCACAGTGTTACGGCTACGCCGGTGTACCGGATTGCGCTGAAACGGTAGTAGTTGGCGGATGTGAGACTTAATCGGAAGGCTAAGATCGATATAGAGAATATGTGGATAAGAGTAGGAGAGAGCAATGAACGGTGAAGTGTTATGCAACAGATAGAATGTAGGACGGATTAAGTAAGGGAATAAAAGTAGAGCATGGAAAAAAGCAGAAATGCTCGGACAAATGTCTGGAGAGGAAGAAGTAGGTGGACGGCGGTAAGGGGTTATGAGTAACATTCGAACTTGACACCAACACCAACACCAACACCAACACCAACACCAACACCAACACCAACACCGACACCGACACCGTCACCAACACCGACACCGACACCTACCGCGCCTTCACTGGGAAACAAACGAAGGCGCGGGCCCTGGGAGAGAGTAGCTGGAGCTATGCGGACAATAGAGACGTTATTTTACTCAAAAGGCTGCATTCTCAGTCCATACGGACAGAGAAGCCCTGAAGTCGCTGATTTCCCGCCGTTTAGAACCCGAAACAGCAGGATAAGTGTACTGAGTCCGCAACGAGGAAAAAGAGGCCATTATTAGCGAAATAAAGTAAAGTCATCTGAGCGACTAGAATAGAGTCCGTTACGCCTTGCCGGCGGGCGGGCTTTTATTCTGTATAGGGAATTATGATATTCGTCTGTTGTGGATAAGCTTCTTTGGAATTTAGAGCAGCTCCGTTTGAAGGATGAGTTTGTGCTTGATCAGGCACAGAAGTCGGCAGGATAGGAAAACCAAAGGGATAAATCCCTCTGATTCAGCCTAAAGTGAGCGGAATAGGAAAACTAAAGGGATAAATCCCTCTGATTTCTCTGAGTGCGGGCTAAAGGAGGAAATGAGGAGCACTAGTGCCCTTGAATTCCCCGAATGAGAGCCATAGGAGCAAATGAGGGGCATTAGTGCCCTTGATTTGCCTGAATACGGGCTAAAGGAGGAAATGAGGAGCACTAGTGCCCTTGAATTCCCCGAATGAGAGCCATAGGAGCAAATGAGGGGCATTAGTGCCCTTGAATTCCCCGGATGCGAGCTAAAGGAGGAAATGAGGAGCACTAGTGCCCTTAAATTTACATAAGCTGCACAGGCCATATAAGCCGCATAAGCTCAGCTCGATTTACCCGTTAGGGTTACTTTTTTTGTTAGAGTTTTGCAGAACCTTGTCCCGCTTAAACAGCGGAGAGGACGGAACGATTGTGTACAAGCGATCACGGCCGCCTGAAAGCTTTCCGCAGGAAAGCTCACTTCAGAAGCAGCAGTCACCGGATTTTCACCGCTAAGGAGAATAATTAAAATCTGACGCAGCGTCCTCACTAAACGCATATGTAGATCCTGCACAACAGCAAAAGGCACGGCCCAAGCGATCCGCTTAGGCCGTGCCTTATTTGTCTCCGTCGGGTGAGGGGGGAGGAGCAGGGTCAAGGATCAGCCCTTAACAGCCCCGGCAACTACGCCTTTGACGATGTACTTTTGCAGGAAGATGAAGACGACGATGGATGGCAATACGGCCATTACCATGGCGGTCATGGCATACTGCCAGTCCGAGGTATATTGACCAACGAAGGTGTAGGCGGCCAGTGTCAATGTCTTCGTATCCGGCGAGCCGTTAACCATCAGCAGCGGGAGCAGGAAGTCATTCCAGATCCACATCACATCGATGATGACGATGGTGGTGGTTACCGATTTCAGCAAAGGGAAGATGACGCTGAAGAACAGGCGGAAGCCGGAAGCGCCGTCAATCGTCGCGCTTTCATCGATCTCAGTAGGGATACCCTTCACGAAGCCGTGGTAGATGAATACGGCCAGCGGAGCGCCGAAGCCCCAGTACAAGAGGCCCAGTCCCCAGGTGCTCTCGGACAGATGCAGGTTCTTGGCCGTCTGCAGCACAGTCAGCATGATCGACTGGAACGGGATCAGCATCGGCATAATGCACAGGAAGTACAGGACACCGCTCCATCTGGATTTGGTCCGCGCCAGCTTGTAGGCAGCGATGGAGGAGATGAACACGATGCCGAGCAGGCCGACGCCGGTAATGATGAAGTTGTTCAGGAACAGCCGCGGATAGTTGATGAACTCCCATACATAGGAGTAGTTGCTGAAGGTCAGATGCTTAGGGAGGGCGATGACATCGGTCATGACCTCGCTGAAGCTTTTCAGGGAGTTAATAATCGTCAGGAACAGCGGATACAGGAACAGCAGAGACAATATGACCAAAACAACTTCCAGTATGATCTTGCCGGCCTTGTTGTTGTTTGTTTTCATTATGCCTCAACCTCTCTCCGTTTGAAGACTGTCAGCTGGATGATCGTCACGACAAGTACTGCCAGGAACAGGATAAGCGCTTTCGCCGTACCGTAACCGTACAGGTTGTTCTGGAACGTATCCCGGTAAATATCATATGCGATGCTGTATGTGGTTCCGCCGGGACCGCCGCCGGTCAGCGACAGAATGACGTCGAATACTTTGATCGAGTTGGTCAATGCCATGAAGACGGAAATCGTAATCGACGGGGCAAGCAACGGCAGCGTGATGCTGAAGAATCTTCTCATCGGTCCAGCGCCGTCTACGGTAGCAGCTTCCTTAAGATCTTCCGGCACAGACTGCAGACCGGCAATGTAGATGACCAGATAGAAACCGATCGACTGCCAGATGGATACGCCTAAGATGGAGATGAACGCCAGTCCCGGTGTCCCGAGCCAGCTTAAGTCGAAGATGGCCCAGCCGGTGCTCTCACCCAGTGAGTTGAAGCCCTGCATGAAGATGAATTTCCAGATGAAGCCGACAATCACAAGACTGAGGATATAAGGGATAAAGAATGCCGCTCTCAGCCAGGAGGTGCTCTTCAGCTTCATGTCCAGCAGCACGGCCAGCAGAATCGCCAGCACGTTGACGATCACAATGTAAAGGATTGCATATTTAATCGTGAACCAGGCCGCATCGGAGAAGTTCGTATCCCCCGAGAAGATCTGTTTGAAGTTGTCCAGTCCGACGAATTTGGGATGCTTGGAAATCCCGTTCCACTTCGTCATCGAATAACGGATGGTCATGGCAAAGGGAATGTAGAATGCAACTGCGATACAGATCAGAACCGGGAGTGTGAAGATTCCGAATTCGAATTTCTCGCGCCATCTTTTGCCGAGTGTTTTTAACATGGATGCACCTCTTCTTGAGTTATAGGGTGGGAGTATTGTGCCTGGCTTGCCACACATAACCATTCCGGTTAGTCTATATTGTGTATTATAGATCAGACCCCTATACTCAAAAATGGATTTAAGAGTACAGTTAGGGGTAAAAAGGTGAACTGAGTCCGGATGATGAAAATGAGTCTGAGACCGGGGCCAGATACCGGCAGCGGGGAGACGGAGAACATGATTAGACGAGCGCTGTACAAGCTGTTTGAGCCTTTGCTGGAGCGCATTTCCCGCAGGCTGGCCAACAAACTGATTCTATTGTTCACCATTATCATCATTCTGGTGGTAAGCTCATTGACGTACATTTCCTATGGAATGCTGCGCAAGGAATCGGTCAACAACAGCATTGCGAGCACCAGCAACAATCTGCTGCTGGTCGGACGTAATCTGGAGAGTTATTTAAGCGGAATTGAACAATTATCCCTGCCGCAAATCTCATATGATGAGTTCGCTTATGCCATCCTGCATGAATCAGAGGACTACGGCTCCAAGATGTATGTGGAGGATTATCTGAAGAATCTGTATTTCTCCCGCAATGATCTGGAGGCGGTGTACCTGTACGTGATCAAAGAGCACAAGTATTATTATGTCACCAAAGAGAACTATAATATTACCGTCCGGGTGACGGAACATCCGCCGATTGAGAATCTGTCCTGGTATAAGCGTGCTCTGGCGAGTCCGTTCAACCGCTCCTACCAGTCTTTTGTGGAAGACGTCCCGGCTGCGGAGAGCAGTGTGGATTATCCTGTTAACAAGGACAAGGTCTTCATGGGCTATCACCGGCTGCTGCGTTCCATTGTCTCAAGGGAGCCGCAGGCGGTACTTTCCCTTTACCTTAACTCATCGGTGACCGACGAGATTATGAAGGATATTCCGTTCAGCACCGGCCAGCATCTGATGTATATCAGCCCGGATAATGAGCCATTTACAGTGGACGATAAGGAATTCTATCAGGGAAGCAGGAAGACAGGGCTGCTGGACCAGCTGACACCGGAGAAGAACGGGCGTGTGACGTGGTCGGATGAAGAACAGAAGTACCTGGTGATCTACGACATCAGTCAAAAAGAGGGCTGGAAGCTCGTCAAGCCGATTCCGTATACAGAAATCTATGCCGCCGCGACAACGACCCGTAAGCTTAATGTATCGATCGGCCTGCTGTTCCTGGTATTGTCCGTGGTGCTGGTCAGCGTCACTTCGAACAGAATTACGAATCCGCTGAAGAATCTGTCGCTGCAGATGAAGCGCTTCAGTACCGGGAGCTTCGATGCCGAGGCAACGGTGGAGGGCAAGGATGAGATCGCCTATCTGTCGCGCCACTTCAATAAGATGGTCGAGAAGACCAATGAACTGATTAATGAACGCTATAAAATGAAAATCGTTGAAAAAAACGCGGTCCTCAAAGCGCTGGAGGCCGAGATTAATCCCCATTTCCTGTACAATGCGCTGCAGGCCATCTCCACCAAGGCGCTGAAGAACAACAATGATGATATCGTCGAGATGGTCGACAATCTGGCCATGACGCTGAGATACTGCATCAGCGGGCGGGATGTTGTGCAGGCCAGGGAAGAGCTGCGGCATATTGAGCGTTATCTGGCGCTGCAGAAAGCACGGTTCGGCAGCCGGATGCAGGTCGTCTACGACTGGGATGAAAGCCTGATGGAGCTGAGGATTCCCAAGCTGTCGATTCAGACGCTGGTGGAGAACTGCATCAAGCATGCGCTGGAAAAGGTATCTTCTACGGTTACCATCCGAATTGAGGCGCATGTTACGGCTGAGCGCAGTATCATTTCCGTGCTGGATGACGGGCCGGGAATCCGTGTGGAGCGGCTGGAGCAGGTGATGAGCTCGCTGCAGATCCAGTGGGAGGACCGCGAACCGGATGCGGAGGAAGAGGACGGCAATGAGAGCATTGGCCTGAAGAATCTTAACACCCGGCTGAAGCTCCTATATGGAGAAGACGCGGGACTGGCCATTTACAGCAGTGAACACGGGACACAAATGGATATGCGGCTGCCGCGGGGAGGAGTAGGACAACATGTATAAAGTGCTGATTATTGATGATGAGGAGCCCTTGCGCGAAGCAATTAATATTCTGGGAGACTGGAAGGGCTTGGGCGTTGAGCAGGTTCTGGAGGCGACTAACGGCCAGACGGGGCTGGAGATGCTGCGCCGGGAGAAATTCGATCTGGTGCTGGTGGATATGAAAATGCCTGAGCTGAGCGGTGCCCAGCTGCTGCAGATCGCCGAGGAGGAGTTCCCGGATCTGCTGCTGATTGTGATCAGCGGCTACAATGATTTCGAATATACGCGCCAGGCGATCCGCTCCAAGGTGGTGGATTATCTTTTGAAGCCGGTCAACCGGACCGATCTTAACCATGCACTGCGCAAAGCAGTGGACATACTCGAAGCGAAGCGGAAGCGGGAGAGCGAGTTCATCAACCGCAATATTACACTGAATATGTCTCTGCCGAAGCTGAAGGAGAAGATGTATTTGTCCATTATAGAGCGCAGCTTCAAAACCCAGTCCAATGAAGCCTTCCTGCCGCTGATCGGCGCTGACGGAGCAGCCAGCCATTTCGCTGTAGGCATTCTGCGGATGCTCAATCTGGAGCAGGTGCGCAAGGAACGGTTTCATGAGGACCGGGATTTGCTGCATTTTGCCGTAACTAATGTAATGAATGAGAACAGTGACGGACAGTTTGAATCTTTCAGCTTTGCCAGTCCCAAGGGGGAGCGGGAGTTTATAGCTATCTTTACGATGAAAGGCGGATACGGGGCGGACGCTGCGTTTCTGTCTCTGCATCATATGAAGAAGGCCGCATCGACACTGAAGGAGCTGTTCGGCATCGTCTGTGCCGGCGGAATAGGTGATCCGTACAGCGATCTCCTGAGTATTGCCGGTTCTTATGAGCAGGCCAAAGAGGCACTGGACCGGATTGACCTGCTGAGCATGAAGGACAGCATGATCCTGCAGAGCGGCAGTACGACCGTGAAGCCGGTGTCCAAGGACAATCCCTCCCTGACCGGACGGATGCCGCAGATCCGCAGCAGCCTGGAGAGCGGTAACGTGAACCATGCGCGGAGCATTTTCAGCGAGTTTGTCTCCAAATGGAAGAGTGCGGAGTATTTCACGCTGGGTGAAGCCGACAGGACGCTGCAGGAATTCATTATTCTGCTCAATGAGATCGCCGCCCAGCTGGATGCAGTACCGCCGCAGATCCGCAGCAGTAAGGATAAAGGGCTGCATGCCCTGGGCATCCGCAGCGATTTTGCCTCTTTTGAACAGTTTGAGGGTGTACTTAACCAGATATTCGACGTTTATGCCGGAGAGATCAGCCGGACGTTGTCCGGAGACCGCAGCAGTGTGCTGGAAAATATTAAAGCATACATTGATAACCATTATTTTGAGGATATTAAGATATCGATGTTCACGGATAAATATTTCCTGAGCAGAGAATACTTGATGAAGCTGTTCAAGGGGCAGTACGGATACGGCATTCATGAGTATGTGCAAAAGGTGAGAATGGACAAGGCCAAAGCACTGCTGTCCGATCCCGGCCTCAAAATTCAGGATATTTCCGAAATGCTGGGGTACAAGGATAAGAACTATTTCAGCAAGGCGTTCCGCAATTACTATGATTGTTCACCTTCTGAATTCCGGCTGCAGCTGCCTGGGGTAGAAAAGTGAAACGGTTACATGAACACACTTTTTTACCCTCATAAGTTCACTTATGTACATTCTTATCCTTTTTCTTTTTATTTAGAATGATGAGCAAGACCACAAGATGCATAAGGAAAAGGGGGCAACATCATGTTAAAACGATTTATGGCACTATCTGCGAGTCTGCTGCTCGTCGGCGGACTGCTGGCCGGTTGCGGCGGGAACAACAACAATAATGCCGCTAACAACACGGCTGGAACAAATGGAGCCGAGAATACAGCTACAGATTCTTCCAAGCCCGTCACGATTAATATGTTTACCGCATCTCCCGAGTACACAGACGCTTTCAACGCCTACATCGCTGAATACAAGAAGGTTAAGCCCAATGTAACGATCAATCTGGAAATTATGCAGGCTGACTATAATACGGTGTTAAAATCCAAAATTGCCGCAGGCAGCACGCCTGACGTGTTCCAGACTACCGCTGGCGGCGATATCGATACTTTTGCCGAATACAGTGCTGACCTGACCAATGAACCGCTGGCAGCAGCAATGACGGATGCTGTCCGCTCCAACATGAGCTCCACGGATGGTAAAGTGCTGGGACTTCCGGTCAAAGGCAACCTGTTCGTCCTGATGTACAACAAAAAACTGCTGGCAGATGCCGGCATCACTGAAGTTCCTAAGACTACCGCTGAAATGGATGACGCTATCACCAAACTCGAAGCTAAAGGCATCACGCCATTCGCCAACGCCTACAAAGAATGGTGGGTATGGAAGCACATCTTCCAGCACTTCGTTGACGCTGCAGCAACAGATGCAGGTACCGACGCTAAGACACTCGTAGCGGACTTCATCGCCGGCAAAACGACCTTCGCGGATCATCCGGTGCTGAAGGACAACTTCTTCAACTTCATTGATACGACGGTGAAACACGGAACGGACAAGCCGCTTGAACGCGACAGCAATGCTGAAGTCAGTGACTTTGCACTGGGCAAAACCGCATTCATGACCGGTAAAGGCGCATGGGATGAAGAAGCCATTAAGAAAATCACTCCAGACTTTGATCTCGGCATCGCCGGCTACCCTGTCAGCGACAAAGCTGAGCAGTCCCAGATCATCACCGGTGCTGACCAGGCGCTGCGCATTAACAAGGATTCTGCTGTAGCCGCTGAAACGATTGAATTCTTCAACTGGCTGTACACTTCCGATTACGGCAAGAGCTGGTTCTCCACTGTAGCTAAGGTAATTCCTCCAATCAAGGATGCACCGATGCCTGACCTGCAAATGCCTAAGGAAATGGAAGAAATCCTGAAAACCGAGAAATCCGGCGACCTGTCGGTGAACTACTCGCTGGATACGTTCCACCAAAAATTCGGTGAATTGATGCAGGCTTATATCGGCGGCAGCAAGACTAAGGATCAAGCGATTGACGAAATTCAAAAGGCCTGGATTCAATTCGGGTCCGCTCAATAAAAGCTTTAGTACCGGGAGGGCCTCCGAAGTAGAATTATTACTGAGGGGGCCTTCTTTTTATGTAACACCGATTTCAGGGCGCTGGGCGGCCAGTGGCTGGACGTAACTGCGGGATGTTTGGATTTCCGGCCGCTGTTGTCTCCAGATTTCCTGATTATACCGCTCATAGCGGTTGAAATCCGGAGACAAAGGCGGACGCTGCCGCTCCTCCAATTCCAAACCTCCCTCCGTTACTTCGCCACTTATGCAGCAGCGCAGAAATCAGCAGTTACGAATACAAGAGAAGACCTTATAATCAGGGGAGACCGAGAAACAGGGAAACCAAGGAGATCAATATTTGACACAATC
This window encodes:
- a CDS encoding sensor histidine kinase; protein product: MIRRALYKLFEPLLERISRRLANKLILLFTIIIILVVSSLTYISYGMLRKESVNNSIASTSNNLLLVGRNLESYLSGIEQLSLPQISYDEFAYAILHESEDYGSKMYVEDYLKNLYFSRNDLEAVYLYVIKEHKYYYVTKENYNITVRVTEHPPIENLSWYKRALASPFNRSYQSFVEDVPAAESSVDYPVNKDKVFMGYHRLLRSIVSREPQAVLSLYLNSSVTDEIMKDIPFSTGQHLMYISPDNEPFTVDDKEFYQGSRKTGLLDQLTPEKNGRVTWSDEEQKYLVIYDISQKEGWKLVKPIPYTEIYAAATTTRKLNVSIGLLFLVLSVVLVSVTSNRITNPLKNLSLQMKRFSTGSFDAEATVEGKDEIAYLSRHFNKMVEKTNELINERYKMKIVEKNAVLKALEAEINPHFLYNALQAISTKALKNNNDDIVEMVDNLAMTLRYCISGRDVVQAREELRHIERYLALQKARFGSRMQVVYDWDESLMELRIPKLSIQTLVENCIKHALEKVSSTVTIRIEAHVTAERSIISVLDDGPGIRVERLEQVMSSLQIQWEDREPDAEEEDGNESIGLKNLNTRLKLLYGEDAGLAIYSSEHGTQMDMRLPRGGVGQHV
- a CDS encoding carbohydrate ABC transporter permease, which gives rise to MLKTLGKRWREKFEFGIFTLPVLICIAVAFYIPFAMTIRYSMTKWNGISKHPKFVGLDNFKQIFSGDTNFSDAAWFTIKYAILYIVIVNVLAILLAVLLDMKLKSTSWLRAAFFIPYILSLVIVGFIWKFIFMQGFNSLGESTGWAIFDLSWLGTPGLAFISILGVSIWQSIGFYLVIYIAGLQSVPEDLKEAATVDGAGPMRRFFSITLPLLAPSITISVFMALTNSIKVFDVILSLTGGGPGGTTYSIAYDIYRDTFQNNLYGYGTAKALILFLAVLVVTIIQLTVFKRREVEA
- a CDS encoding carbohydrate ABC transporter permease, which codes for MKTNNNKAGKIILEVVLVILSLLFLYPLFLTIINSLKSFSEVMTDVIALPKHLTFSNYSYVWEFINYPRLFLNNFIITGVGLLGIVFISSIAAYKLARTKSRWSGVLYFLCIMPMLIPFQSIMLTVLQTAKNLHLSESTWGLGLLYWGFGAPLAVFIYHGFVKGIPTEIDESATIDGASGFRLFFSVIFPLLKSVTTTIVIIDVMWIWNDFLLPLLMVNGSPDTKTLTLAAYTFVGQYTSDWQYAMTAMVMAVLPSIVVFIFLQKYIVKGVVAGAVKG
- a CDS encoding response regulator gives rise to the protein MYKVLIIDDEEPLREAINILGDWKGLGVEQVLEATNGQTGLEMLRREKFDLVLVDMKMPELSGAQLLQIAEEEFPDLLLIVISGYNDFEYTRQAIRSKVVDYLLKPVNRTDLNHALRKAVDILEAKRKRESEFINRNITLNMSLPKLKEKMYLSIIERSFKTQSNEAFLPLIGADGAASHFAVGILRMLNLEQVRKERFHEDRDLLHFAVTNVMNENSDGQFESFSFASPKGEREFIAIFTMKGGYGADAAFLSLHHMKKAASTLKELFGIVCAGGIGDPYSDLLSIAGSYEQAKEALDRIDLLSMKDSMILQSGSTTVKPVSKDNPSLTGRMPQIRSSLESGNVNHARSIFSEFVSKWKSAEYFTLGEADRTLQEFIILLNEIAAQLDAVPPQIRSSKDKGLHALGIRSDFASFEQFEGVLNQIFDVYAGEISRTLSGDRSSVLENIKAYIDNHYFEDIKISMFTDKYFLSREYLMKLFKGQYGYGIHEYVQKVRMDKAKALLSDPGLKIQDISEMLGYKDKNYFSKAFRNYYDCSPSEFRLQLPGVEK
- a CDS encoding ABC transporter substrate-binding protein, with product MLKRFMALSASLLLVGGLLAGCGGNNNNNAANNTAGTNGAENTATDSSKPVTINMFTASPEYTDAFNAYIAEYKKVKPNVTINLEIMQADYNTVLKSKIAAGSTPDVFQTTAGGDIDTFAEYSADLTNEPLAAAMTDAVRSNMSSTDGKVLGLPVKGNLFVLMYNKKLLADAGITEVPKTTAEMDDAITKLEAKGITPFANAYKEWWVWKHIFQHFVDAAATDAGTDAKTLVADFIAGKTTFADHPVLKDNFFNFIDTTVKHGTDKPLERDSNAEVSDFALGKTAFMTGKGAWDEEAIKKITPDFDLGIAGYPVSDKAEQSQIITGADQALRINKDSAVAAETIEFFNWLYTSDYGKSWFSTVAKVIPPIKDAPMPDLQMPKEMEEILKTEKSGDLSVNYSLDTFHQKFGELMQAYIGGSKTKDQAIDEIQKAWIQFGSAQ